The following coding sequences lie in one Trichoderma breve strain T069 chromosome 1, whole genome shotgun sequence genomic window:
- a CDS encoding SET domain-containing protein: protein MLSLFAAIESGDSISASTDDSSNLASSSSTPPTTVTDSDSLHSDASKHDVITVIDDSTVVAVAPALPASDVPSPRRPQRARASLPVYNLAKLSGTSAHGKRRAKGDIVATRRRRTIAGSTVTPGDADVGALDPASTNIDALNLETSPSKRSTPRAQRLARPSPRSLRSVARLAGPNGAASAGATPVSSITAKLSAAKRGRNNKVVGKPVKLSRELRRLQDTKEFNHIDENPVIHSVWSNGKYVDPSQAVERQRARKRAKVEVAAEIKVKEESEEPVAQFKKRRVKKYLSKGLYSGQEVTQDITRGLTANEKKQLAQLPELMPRKENKVMPAPIFTGFRILLTGRDFKLPFHVCNPLPPGQPKPDEWKKMTKNRFIGESKEVWKKMPHILDYQSKCVCKPEDGCAETCQNRIMLYECDDTNCNIGKAKCTNRAFADLTARRAKGGKYRVGVEVIKTSDRGYGVRSNRCFEPHQIIMEYAGEIITEEECERRMNEIYKNNECYYLMSFDQNMIIDATTGSIARFVNHSCNPNCRMIKWIVSGQPRMALFAGDRPIMTGEELTYDYNFDPFSAKNVQKCLCGQPNCRGVLGPKPKGIKPIKENIKVATKGRGKGKGKGGKRKLNELTGNEENVEPGSKKRKMQQPKPKPIRTLKAVKALHPIKALKPAKTLKPVKGLKPLKTLKPIKVVKTKPAKVSMKIKSPVKAKRQQKKQEISASITVSAAAEITAVV, encoded by the exons ATGCTGTCCCTGTTTGCTGCCATCGAAAGCGGCGACTCGATCTCCGCCTCGACCGACGACTCGTCCAACCTCGCGTCGTCGAGCTCGACTCCCCCCACGACCGTCACCGATAGCGACAGTCTACACTCGGACGCCTCGAAACACGATGTCATCACCGTGATTGACGACTCGACCGTCGTCGCGGTCGCTCCGGCTCTGCCCGCGTCCGACGTGCCATCGCCGCGCCGGCCTCAGAGGGCACGAGCAAGCCTGCCCGTCTACAACCTGGCCAAACTCAGCGGCACCAGCGCGCATGGCAAACGCCGCGCCAAAGGCGACATCGTGGCCACTCGCAGGCGCCGGACCATTGCAGGCAGCACCGTGACGCCTGGCGACGCCGATGTCGGTGCGCTGGACCCGGCGTCTACCAACATTGACGCGTTGAATCTCGAGACTTCTCCTAGCAAACGCAGCACGCCGCGCGCGCAACGCCTGGCGCGACCATCGCCACGCTCGCTGCGATCAGTGGCGCGTCTCGCCGGTCCAAATGGCGCCGCGAGTGCCGGTGCGACGCCGGTATCGTCCATTACCGCCAAGCTCTCTGCTGCCAAGCGCGGGCGCAATAACAAGGTTGTTGGTAAGCCGGTCAAACTGTCCCGCGAGCTGCGGCGCTTGCAGGACACAAAGGAGTTCAACCACATTGACGAAAATCCCGTCATTCACAGCGTCTGGTCCAATGGCAAATATGTCGACCCTAGCCAGGCCGTAGAGCGCCAGCGTGCGCGCAAGAGGGCAAAGGTCGAAGTGGCGGCCGAgatcaaggtcaaggaggagTCGGAGGAGCCCGTCGCCCAGTTCAAGAAGCGGAGGGTCAAAAAGTACCTCTCCAAGGGTCTCTATTCAGGACAAGAAGTGACACAGGACATTACTCGGGGCCTGACAGcaaacgagaagaagcagctggcgCAACTGCCCGAACTCATGCCCCGCAAGGAAAACAAGGTCATGCCCGCGCCCATCTTTACGGGCTTTCGAATCTTGTTGACTGGTCGCGATTTCAAGCTGCCGTTCCATGTCTGCAACCCCCTACCGCCCGGACAGCCCAAGCCAGAtgagtggaagaagatgaccaagA ACCGATTCATTGGCGAATCCAAAGAAGTCTGGAAAAAGATGCCACACATTCTCGATTATCAGTCCAAGTGTGTGTGCAAGCCAGAGGATGGCTGTGCCGAGACGTGTCAGAACCGAATCATGCTCTACGAATGCGACGACACAAACTGCAACATTGGCAAGGCCAAATGCACGAACCGTGCCTTTGCCGACTTGACGGCCCGGCGAGCCAAGGGCGGAAAATATCGCGTCGGCGTCGAGGTTATCAAGACGTCGGACCGCGGCTATGGCGTCCGCAGCAATCGCTGCTTCGAGCCTCACCAAATCATCATGGAATACGCAGGCGAGATCATCACCGAAGAGGAATGCGAACGACGAATGAATGAAATCTATAAGAATAACGAG TGCTACTACTTAATGAGCTTTGATCAAAACATGATTATTGATGCCACCACGGGCAGTATTGCTCGATTTGTAAACCATAGCTGCAACCCCAACTGCCGAATGATCAAATGGATCGTCTCAGGGCAGCCCAGAATGGCTCTCTTTGCTGGTGACAGGCCAATTATGACGGGTGAGGAGCTCACGTATGACTACAACTTTGACCCCTTTTCGGCCAAAAATGTCCAAAAGTGTCTCTGTGGGCAGCCCAACTGCCGAGGCGTGCTGGggcccaagcccaagggAATCAAGCCCATCAAGGAGAATATCAAGGTTGCCACCAAGGGCAggggcaagggcaagggcaagggaggaaagagaaagcTCAACGAGCTGACTGGGAACGAGGAGAATGTGGAGCCGGgctccaagaagcgcaagatgcagcagcccaagcccaagcccatcCGAACtctcaaggccgtcaaggcatTGCACCCTATCAAGGCGCTCAAGCCCGCCAAAACCTTGAAGCCTGTCAAGGGGTTGAAGCCTCTCAAAACTCTCAAACCCATCAAAGTGGTGAAAACCAAGCCTGCCAAGG TCAGCATGAAGATCAAGAGCCCGGTAAAAGCCAAGCGtcaacagaagaagcaggaaatCAGCGCATCGATCACCGTCAGCGCAGCCGCCGAAATTACCGCTGTTGTCTGA
- a CDS encoding CRAL/TRIO domain-containing protein, which produces MSTENVPAATPEKVEQAEAPALAPETPLAKFTARLADIIKESAHSEMWGVELSTDASHAPTQVVLQKFLRANNGDLAGAEKQLAAALVWREKWQPTKLVSEAFNKDKFGGLGFVTNHKDEAGNNTVITWNIYGSVKDNKATFGDVTEFIKWRAALMELGVQQLHLNDITEPLPEDGTDKHQMLQVHDYRSVSFFRMDPAVKAASKETISVFSTAYPELLAHKYFVNVPAIMGWMFGAMKLFLAPATLKKFHPMTSGTTLSTELKSIAPSLPQEYGGSGSPVQEGLTVTLVDATEAAKVEAPVEPKSEAVAAPVEAPAQATETAVAEPQTLDLPVRPKEEEAPAEAKKEEVPVEAKKEEVPAPVEPEAKAEEAKAPAEEEAKQEIEEKKTEEIPVAADGAPKEAEAAPKETETAETAQPEKSA; this is translated from the exons ATGTCTACGGAAAACGTGCCCGCCGCCACCCCTGAGAAGGTTGAACAGGCCGAGGCGCCAGCTTTGGCGCCAGAGACTCCCCTTGCCAAGTTCACGGCGCGTCTGgccgacatcatcaaggagTCAGCTCACAGCGAGATGTGGGGTGTCGAGCTTTCGACCGATGCCAGCCACGCTCCGACTCAGGTCGTTCTCCAGAAGTTCCTGCGCGCCAACAATGGCGATTTGGCTGGTGCTGAGAAGCAGCTTGCCGCTGCCCTGGTTTGGCGAGAGAAGTGGCAGCCGACAAAGCTCGTGAGCGAGGCTTTCAACAAGGACAAGTTTGGCGGCCTCGGCTTTGTGACGAACCACAAGGATGAGGCCGGCAACAACACCGTCATTACTTGGAACATTTATGGCTCCGTCAAGGACAACAAAGCCACCTTCGGCGACGTTACCGA GTTCATCAAGTGGCGCGCTGCTCTCATGGAATTGGGcgtgcagcagcttcatctcaaCGACATCACGGAGCCCCTCCCAGAGGATGGCACTGACAAGCATCAGATGCTTCAGGTGCACGACTATCGATCAGTCAGCTTCTTCCGCATGGACCCCGCTGTCAAGGCTGCCAGCAAGGAGAccatctccgtcttctccacGGCCTACCCAGAACTGCTGGCGCACAAGTACTTTGTCAACGTGCCTGCCATTATGGGTTGGATGTTCGGAGCCATGAAGCTTTTCCTTGCGCCAGCAACTTTGAAGAAGTTCCACCCCATGACATCCGGCACTACTCTGTCTACGGAGCTGAAGAGCATTGCACCCTCATTGCCCCAGGAGTACGGAGGCAGCGGCTCCCCTGTTCAAGAAGGACTGACGGTGACGCTTGTTGATGCTACCGAGGCAGCAAAGGTGGAGGCCCCTGTAGAGCCCAAGTCAGAGGCCGTTGCCGCTCCTGTTGAGGCCCCCGCACAAGCAACTGAGACTGCAGTCGCGGAACCTCAGACCCTGGACCTTCCTGTGAGGcccaaggaagaggaagccccTGCGGAGGCCAAGAAAGAGGAAGTCCCAGTggaagccaagaaggaggaagtCCCTGCCCCTGTGGAGCCggaggccaaggctgaggaggccaaggctcctgcagaggaggaggccaagcaagagattgaggaaaagaagactgAGGAAATTCCCGTCGCTGCTGATGGTGCCCcgaaggaggctgaggctgcgcCTAAGGAAACTGAGACCGCTGAGACCGCGCAGCCGGAGAAGTCGGCTTGA